In Vibrio sp. FE10, the following are encoded in one genomic region:
- the epd gene encoding erythrose-4-phosphate dehydrogenase, translated as MLKVAINGFGRIGRNVLRAVYESGKSQQIKVVAVNELAQPDAMAHLLQYDTSHGRFGKKISNDQEHIYVHHGIGAEDKGEFDTIRILHLADIELLPWRDLEVDIVLDCTGVYGCRDDGLAHIAAGAKKVLFSHPGANDLDNTIIYGVNHDTITADHRIVSNGSCTTNCIVPIIKVLDDAFGIESGTITTIHSSMNDQQVIDAYHSDLRRTRAASQSIIPVDTKLHKGIERIFPKFSNKFEAISVRVPTVNVTAMDLSVTINANVKVNDVNQTIVNASQCTLHNIVDYTEAPLVSIDFNHDPHSAIVDGSQTRVSNGHLVKMLVWCDNEWGFANRMLDTVLAMEASEGKK; from the coding sequence ATGCTAAAAGTCGCGATAAACGGATTTGGACGAATAGGGCGTAATGTATTGCGCGCTGTCTATGAAAGTGGCAAAAGCCAACAAATCAAAGTAGTAGCTGTCAATGAGCTTGCTCAGCCTGACGCTATGGCTCACCTATTGCAATACGACACCAGTCACGGCCGCTTCGGCAAGAAAATCTCTAACGATCAAGAGCACATCTATGTTCATCATGGTATTGGTGCTGAAGATAAAGGAGAGTTCGATACTATTCGTATCTTACATCTTGCTGATATTGAGTTGTTGCCTTGGCGTGACCTAGAAGTGGATATCGTCCTTGATTGTACTGGCGTTTACGGTTGCCGTGATGACGGCCTAGCGCACATTGCTGCTGGGGCGAAAAAGGTGCTGTTTTCACATCCTGGTGCTAACGATCTGGATAACACCATTATTTACGGTGTGAATCACGACACTATCACAGCTGACCATCGAATCGTTTCCAACGGTTCATGCACGACTAACTGTATTGTCCCTATCATCAAGGTGCTTGATGATGCCTTTGGTATTGAGTCCGGTACGATTACGACCATTCACTCTTCTATGAATGACCAGCAAGTGATCGATGCGTACCACAGCGACCTACGTCGAACTCGAGCAGCAAGCCAATCAATCATTCCTGTTGATACCAAGTTGCATAAAGGTATTGAAAGAATCTTCCCGAAATTTTCTAACAAATTTGAAGCGATATCTGTGCGTGTGCCAACGGTAAACGTCACTGCGATGGATTTAAGTGTCACAATTAATGCAAATGTGAAAGTTAATGACGTAAATCAAACCATTGTTAATGCATCCCAGTGTACATTACACAATATAGTTGACTATACTGAAGCGCCGCTCGTTTCCATCGATTTTAATCACGATCCCCATAGCGCAATTGTTGATGGTTCACAAACTCGAGTGAGCAACGGCCACTTAGTCAAAATGCTGGTGTGGTGCGACAATGAATGGGGCTTTGCAAACCGAATGCTGGATACGGTTCTTGCAATGGAAGCTTCTGAAGGCAAGAAGTAA